In Polyangia bacterium, a single genomic region encodes these proteins:
- a CDS encoding GNAT family N-acetyltransferase — protein MPAAEWDALAGDDNPFVEHAFLSALEESESVGADAGCLPMFVGVRAQAGAPLLGAVPLYLKTNSYGEFIFDWSWAGAAHRAGLPYYPKLVAAVPFTPVTGRRLLVAPNLGAEAAARVTARLISGLRQAADETDASSVHVLFCSDEEGRALGRHRYLPRLSMQFHWHNRPGRPFEGFDDYLTTFRSRNRKQVRKERLIAASHGLTLRTASGPELDDRDWAALYHFYTANVDRHGGNAYLTPAFFEIVRAKLPQRMVATLAYRGKKPIAGTVNFEKGRHLYGRYWGCLEDQPMLHFELCYYRLIDRAIERQYTLFEAGAQGEHKLKRGLVPSFTHSAHWIRHPGLATAIEHFIRSERAAVEEQALLYAEHAPFHAADEGSDGDHQTPKNPDQE, from the coding sequence ATCCCGGCCGCCGAATGGGACGCGCTGGCCGGCGACGACAACCCATTTGTCGAACACGCCTTTCTTTCGGCGCTGGAAGAATCCGAAAGTGTCGGCGCCGACGCCGGCTGCCTGCCGATGTTCGTGGGCGTGCGGGCCCAGGCGGGCGCGCCGCTTTTGGGTGCGGTGCCGCTTTATCTCAAGACCAACAGCTACGGCGAGTTCATCTTCGACTGGTCGTGGGCGGGTGCCGCCCACCGCGCCGGGCTGCCGTACTACCCGAAATTGGTCGCGGCGGTGCCGTTCACGCCGGTGACTGGCCGTCGCCTGCTGGTGGCGCCGAACCTCGGCGCGGAGGCCGCCGCGCGCGTGACCGCCCGGTTGATCAGCGGCCTGCGCCAGGCCGCCGACGAAACCGACGCCTCGTCGGTGCACGTGCTGTTCTGTTCCGATGAAGAAGGGCGGGCGCTGGGCCGGCATCGTTACCTGCCGCGGCTGAGCATGCAGTTTCACTGGCACAACCGCCCCGGCCGCCCGTTCGAAGGCTTCGACGATTATCTGACCACCTTTCGTTCGCGCAACCGCAAGCAGGTGCGCAAGGAACGGTTGATCGCCGCCAGCCACGGCCTGACCCTGCGCACCGCCTCCGGGCCCGAGCTCGACGATCGCGACTGGGCGGCGCTGTATCATTTCTATACGGCGAACGTCGATCGCCACGGCGGCAACGCCTACCTGACGCCGGCCTTCTTCGAGATCGTGCGCGCCAAGCTGCCGCAGCGGATGGTGGCCACGCTGGCCTACCGCGGGAAAAAACCGATCGCCGGCACGGTGAACTTCGAGAAAGGCCGCCATCTTTACGGCCGTTACTGGGGCTGCCTCGAAGATCAGCCCATGCTGCACTTCGAGCTTTGTTACTACCGTTTGATCGACCGGGCCATCGAACGGCAGTACACGCTGTTCGAGGCCGGCGCCCAGGGCGAGCACAAGTTGAAGCGCGGGCTGGTCCCGTCGTTCACGCACAGCGCGCACTGGATTCGCCATCCCGGGCTGGCGACGGCGATCGAACACTTCATTCGTTCGGAACGCGCCGCCGTCGAGGAGCAGGCCCTGCTTTACGCCGAGCACGCCCCCTTCCACGCCGCCGACGAAGGGAGCGACGGCGATCACCAGACGCCGAAAAACCCGGACCAAGAATAG